Proteins from a single region of Hydra vulgaris chromosome 12, alternate assembly HydraT2T_AEP:
- the LOC105846657 gene encoding uncharacterized protein LOC105846657 isoform X2 — translation MGRVNCVIRGCSNSTYKAKKWSKQVCEIHCPLKRMECQCEMPVRLYAFPSKLRNSDKREIWIKLTGLKGADGRTWEPTPSDGICYEHFVDGIPTCDNPNPTLKMGEGLPQRYRRQKSKCKYNKTQIRHSLEVLAQVAAEVELSKTEINNQKNILEDHDYINIGVPVDIAGSSCMSCQKWNCLYQELLRKNQALQTTVLDLQKKNGNVVCSEKEQMDCTLKK, via the coding sequence ATGGGAAGAGTTAATTGTGTAATAAGAGGCTGCTCTAATAGTACATATAAAGCTAAGAAATGGAGTAAACAAGTTTGTGAAATCCATTGTCCTCTAAAACGTATGGAATGTCAATGTGAAATGCCTGTCAGACTATATGCCTTTCCAAGCAAACTGCGCAACAGCGATAAAAGAGAAATATGGATAAAGCTAACAGGTTTAAAAGGTGCAGATGGAAGGACCTGGGAACCAACTCCTAGTGATGGAATATGTTATGAGCATTTTGTTGATGGAATACCTACTTGTGATAATCCAAATCCAACTTTAAAAATGGGAGAAGGATTGCCACAAAGATATCGTAGGCAAAAatctaaatgtaaatataataaaactcaaATTCGACATTCTCTCGAAGTTTTAGCACAAGTTGCAGCAGAAGTAGAGTTATCAAAAActgaaattaataatcaaaaaaatattcttgaagACCATGATTATATCAATATAGGTGTGCCTGTTGATATTGCTGGAAGCTCTTGCATGTCTTGTCAAAAATGGAACTGTTTGTATCAAGAGTTACTAAGAAAAAATCAAGCGTTGCAAACGACAGTTTTAGATTTGCAAAAAAAGAATGGTAATGTTGTTTGTAGTGAGAAAGAACAGATGGattgtactttaaaaaaataa